GACGATGGGCGGCATGTCGGGAGGCAGGCCCTGGAGGACGACGCGGATCGCCTCCGTCCCCCCCGTCGAGGCTCCGATGGCGACGACGCGGTGCGTCGTCTTCAGGAGGGCGCGACCGGACGGAGCGAGTCGGACGGGAGGGGGACGCCGTCCCAGCAGATCGAGGCGCCTGATCTGGGCGACGGCGTGTCAAGGGACACTAAAAATGTCATCTAAAAAGAGGGTCTGAGGGACAATGAAAGTGTCGCTTTCGAGGGGCTGAAATCGCCCCCGTCAACAGCCCGCCTTGGCTTTCCTCCGCGGCGGATGTCCTTCTAGGGAGGGGAACCCGTCCCTTGCTCGGAGCCGACCGCCGCGGCAGGAGGAGCGGGATTCTGTCGCCAGGGATGGTCTGCCGCCGGCTTCCTCTGCTTCTTCGTTTTGCATGGAGTGCCTGTTTTCGTCTCGATGACAGGCGGGGGAGTCGCAGGGGGCTCTTTGTCGACGGCTGCGAGATCGTAGAGCCCGTCATGGACAAGAGCCAGGAGTTTCCCGTCGAGCTTCTCGATGACCTTGACCGCCTGTCCCCTGGCAAGAAGCAGGGGGCGTCTGCGGGGGCCTATCAGGGCGTACAGTTTTCCGTCGAGGGAAATCGTCGAGTCTCCCGAGGCCTTCCGGTCGGTCTGGCGAGTCAGGAGGAGATCGAGAGCGGGGCCGTCCGGCGGAGGGAGAAAGGCAGATGCCCCCTCTGCGGGAGGACGAGCGAACCTCGGGTTATGGACCTCTCCCGGGTAGGCGGCGAGCAGGACGTTGGCCTCTTCGATCGTTTTCACTCCGGCCCGTCGGAAGGCGACGACGAGACGATCCTGAAGAGTTCCCCAGAGCCTTTCGATCCGCCCCTTCGCCTGGGGAGACCCTGCAGGGACATAGCGAGTTCCGAGAACCTCCAGAGCGCGGCCGAACTGGGTTACAGGCGCCGAGTCCTCCAGCTCCTCCTTGATCGTCAGTTTTTCCGACTTGGGAGAAAGGAAGATGGTGTGGCGGTCGGCGTAAAGCTCGCGAGGCACGCCGTGGCGATCAAGCATCTGACGGAGCACGCGGAAGTAGCCGAAGAGGCACTCATTCCTGGCCATCCACAGACCGAGGACCTCTCCTGTGGCATCGTCAATCACGCCGTGGAGAGTGCAACGCTCACCGATCTCGAACCAATCGAAAGGAGAGGCGTCCATCTGGACCAGATCGCCTCGTCGGGACCGTCGGACCCTGCGAGAACGCCGCTTCGGGGCCCGGTGGCGATGAACGAGGGACAGGTTCTCCGCGCGAAGGAAACGGGCGATGCTCTTGGCGCTCAGCACGAGATCATGCTCTTCGGCAAGGAGTTCGGCCATGTGCTGACAGCTCGTATCCCTGTAAAGACCCTTGGCCAGACTGACGACGAAATCCCGTGTCTCCTGAGAGATTCTGCGCCGGGACGGTTTGCCTCGTCCCTTGTGCAGGAGCCCCTGCGCTCCTTCTTCCCGGTAGCGTCGTTTGAGCCGAAAGACCTGACGGCGGCTCAGCCCGAGCCGATCGGCCACCTCCTGAACCGTCAGGTTGCCCGCGACAGCCTCTTCCACCAACCCCAAGCGCCTTGCTTCTTTTGTCTTCATGAGTAGGTCTCTCCTGGTCGTCATAAGTGACATTTTCCCTGTCCTCTTCACGAGTGACAATACCATTGTCCGGCGACATGATCTGGGCGACGGCCTTGACTTTCGCCCGAAGCTGCTCGCCCATGTCGCGGACCGAGTAGGACGATCCGGGCTTGCACATCACGTCGGCCGCCCCCAGATCGAGGGCGCGGAGGGCCACGTCGAAACTCTCCCTGGCCAGAGAGCTGACGATGATCGTCGGAAGGGGCCTGTGACGCATGAGCTTTTCCAGAAAGGTGAGGCCGTCCATGTGAGGCATCTCGATGTCGAGAAGAAGCACATCGGGTTCGAGCTGCACGATCTTGTCGCGGCCGACGACGGGGTCGGGCGCCGTGCCGACGACCTCTATGGCCGGATCCCGGGCCAGCTCTTCCGTGAAGATCTTTCGCACCAGGGCCGAATCGTCGACGATGAGCACCTTGACGGCCCTTTCCGACGCTCTCATCGCCTCACCTCCCGGGCGGATTCGATGACGGAAAGGGAGAGTTCTCCCGTCCTGTTGGAGAAGACGACCTTGCGCCCCTTAGGGAACCTCTGAAAAAAGCGCCTTTCATGAAGTCGCATCAGCGATGATGTAATCGGTAGAATAGAGCTGTAGCGCCGAGGTCATCATCCCCTTTCCAAGGAGTGCGAGACGCGAGATCAGCGACAGAAAACCCTTGCCGACGCCCAGACCTTCGAGAGATACAGGAAGCCTACCCGGTGAGAGACGTGTCTCTGTCGAAATGGAGGCTGTGGTCCCCTGGAAGGATCTCTGCGCGCTCATCGCTCCCTTCTATCCCAAGGCCGAACGAGGTCGTCCACCGGTTGGATTGGAGCGGATGCTCCGAATCCACCTCCAGTGCCGGTTCAACCTCAGCGACCCGGCAGCGGAAGAAGCCCTCTACGACATGGAATCGATGAGGCGCTTCGTCGGCATCGACGTCGGGAACGAGCCTGTCCCCGACGAGACGGCCATCTGCAAGTTTCGCCACCTTCTCGAAGCGCACGACCTGGGGAAACGGATCTTCCGTGAGGTCTGCTCACCTGCAATCGAAAGGACTGCGCCTTGCCGAGGGAACCGTCATGGACGCCACCATCATCGCCGCGCCCTCGTCGACGAAGGACAAGGAGAAGAAGCGAGACCCCGACATGCATCAGGTAAAGAAAGGGAACCCGTGCGACTTCGGCATGAAGGTCCACATCGGGGTGGACAAAGACAGCAAGCTGGTCCACAGCCTCGCGACCACGGCGGCGAATGTCCACGACTCCCCGATGGTCGGAGACCTTCTCCACGGAGCGAAAAAAGGGAGTCCGGGGCGATTCGGCCTACATAGGCAAGACGGAGACGATCCGGGAAAAGGCACCCGATGCCGTCGACAAGGCCGAAAAAGAGGGTCACGGAACAGGAAACTGACCGACGAAGAACAGTCTCACAATCGTATGCTGTCCAAAACGAGGGCAAAGGTGGAGCATGTCTTTTGAAGAGCGAAGCGGGTCTTCGGATTCACCAAGGTGCGTTACAAGGGGCTCAAGAAGAACACAAGCCATGTCCACGTGATTTTTGCCCTGTCCAACCTGTACATGGTGAGAAGGCTTTTATTGGAGATGGATAGGGCGTAGTGTCTTCAAAAGCCGGCAAAAAGACAACCATAAGACAAAAAGAGCCTGGAATAGCTCCACATAGGCAACTTGTCTGACACAACCGGCTGAAAGGGCACACAACGTACGCGTTCAGCCACCAAGAGGTACTGTTGGAGCTCGCCGGGACTTTTTTTCAGAGGTTCCCTAAATCAAACTATTTCATAAATCCATTACATTCAAGTCATTTTATAAACTCTACCATGCCGGCTATCTCGGTCAAGAAGACAGACATTTCAAGTTAATTAATTAAAGACAAATCTCACGGCACCTACAAAAGGGGAGAGGGCCCTCTCGATCCGGCGAGCCCTCTCCCCCTGCGTCGCTCTTCTTTCCTCACCGAAGGACCGTCGCCTCAAGAGGCTTTCGGTACGCCTCTCCGGCGAGGTCCGGCGCCGCCGCCGGTCGGTCAGAAGGGACTGTCGCGGACGATTTTCGTCTTTCCCTCAAGGCGGACGTCGATGCGGAGCCCTTCGCGGGAGGCATAGACCTCGTCTATGGCGAGGGTCTGAAGGTCGGTGAGGAGGACGAAGCCCTCGCCGAGCTCGGTTCGGCTCAGAACGGCGGCGAGGCGGATCCGCTCCTCCGCCAGCCTCTCCCCCAGCGGGAAGACGAGTTTTTCGGAAAGGCGCTCCCGCAGCGTGCTCTGGAGCAGGCTGGCGGCAAGACGGGCAAGCCCTCGCGTGGTGTTTTCGTCGTAATCGAAGTCGGCCAGCCGCAGCGTTTCCTCCGAGGCGCTCCAGACGGGGCGGCCTCGAAGGTAGATCGTCCCCTCAAGCCCCAAGAGGCTCTTTCCGCCCTTGACGTCGAGGGCGGCGAAGAGGAACCCTCCCCCTCCGGAAAGGGAGAGGCCCTTCACGGAGAGGCGCAGAGCGTTTCCGAGGTCGAAGCTCTTCCCCGCCAGGTCTTCCTCGACGGTCTCCCTCAGGGCCTCGTAGGCGATGACGAGGGGGACGCGGAGATCGACGCCGTCCGAAGGAGAGGGGCCCGAAAGCTCCCCGGGCAGGGGGGAGGGAACCCCCTCCTCGGGCCGTTCCGTGCCGATGGAAAGGCGCGATCTCAATCCAGCCCGCAGTTCGATCCGTCCCGAATCGATGACGAGGGGCTCGAGGCAGAGTCTCTCGGGCTCGATCCTGAGCCAGAGGGGCGGCTCGGAGGAAAGTTCGACGGGACGATGAAGGCGCGCCCAGAGGCCCTCCAGGCGGGACCGCGTCTGCAGGGCCTCGTCGAGACGTCTTCCGAGTTCCTCCGATCGCCTCTCCATCTCGCCTTCGACAAGGCGTTCCACCAGGGAGCCGATGGGCAGGGAGCGGCCCAGGATCTCCATCGTCGGCTCGCTCACCCAGACGAGATCGACGGACGGGATCAGATGGAGCGTCCCGTCTCCGTCGAGACGGGGACGGAGGCGGACGGAGGTCACGAGAGATCCCGACGGCTCCTGGGTGAAACTGGGCCGAAGGCCCAGGACCTCTCCACTCCAGCGCACCGAAGAGGAGAAGGCAAGGGGAAGATCGACGGCGACGGTCCCTCCCTCGAGCCTTACGGCCAAGGGACCGTCGCGGACGACGACGAGGTCGGCCCGGGCCTCGCCGAAGGGAACATCGAGTGTCCTATCCCTGTCTTCGTATCGCTCGACATCGATCTCCTTCTCGATGAGGGCGGCCACTTCCCCGGCCTCCATGACGAGAGAAAGAACGAGGAGGGAGGGCTCGGGCGGCGCCTCCCGGACCTCGTCGACGGGAGGCACGGGAGGAGGGATATCGAGAGGGGGAAGACGATGACCGACGACCCGCAAAAGGAGGACGAGAGCGACGAGGGCACAAAGAAGCAGACTTGCCCAAAGAGCCTTTCTTTTCAACGGGGCACCGCCTTTCTTCGTTCTTTGAGGAAGGAACCCGCGCAGCCGCAGGTCAGGAAAAACCGTCCTTTTCCGGACCTGCGGTCCCGTCGAGGCTCTCCCCCCTCCGATAGGCAACCCAGGAAAGCCCCAGGAGGGGAAGAAGGAGGGCAACGGCGACGGGAACCGTCCGCCACTCCGGCGGAAGCAGAGGGTAGAGGCCAAGCAGGCCGAAGAGGATGAAGACCGCCGCCGAGGCGAGCCGCAGAATTCTGCGGGGAAGGCGACGACAGAAAGCCGCCCCGGCCAGGACGGCCGGTCCGTTGGCGATCATCATCCCCGTCGTGCCGCCAAGCCAGACGGGAAGGAAACTGCCGAAACGGGCGGAGAGGGCGACGGAGGCCAGCTGCGTCTTGTCTCCCAGCTCGGCCAGGGAAAAGGCGAGAAAGACCGTGACGAAGGGACCGTAACGGGAAGACCGATCCTCTTCCCGATCGGAACCGGCAGCCAGGGTCCAGAGGCCGAAGAGGACGAAAGAGAGGGAGGCCCCTCCCTGCAGAAGCCCCTCGGAGACCAGAGAGGGAAGGTAGGCCCCCACGGCGGCGGCCACCAGATGACTGGCCAGGCTGCCGGCGAAAACCCCCAAGAGCACCTTCCGCCAGGGATAGCGGCAGGCCAGGGCCATGGCGAGAAGCTGCGTCTTGTCTCCCATCTCGGCCAAGACGACGAAGGCGACGGAAACCCAGTAGGCCGTCACGAAACAGAACCTCTACGTCCCAAAAAGGAGCCCCCCGTGAAAGACGAAATAGGACGGGCTCCCGAAGAGAAAAGGTGCGCCCGCCCCTCCCGATTTTAAAGCCCCTCACCTAGCCGTCAAGAGAGAGTGAAGCTCCCGAAAGGGATTCCTCTGGGACGGAGAGGCTCCGAGGAGTAAAATGGGACCATCTCGCTCACGGAGGCTCTCCCTTGAAAGAAGATCGTCGCCTGCGCCGGATCGAAATGGCCTCTCAGAGAATGACCGTCCTCTTCCTCGCCATTCTGACCCTCATCGCCCTCGGCATGGTCCTCCGGTCGGGGAGGGGCGTCGTCCTTCCTCTCCTTCTGGCCATGCTCCTTTCCAACATCTTCGTCCCCTTCGTCCGCCGCACGAAGGCCAGAGGCATTCCGCCCATTCTGACCATCTCCGTCATTTTGAGCCTTTTCGTCGGGATCTGCCTGCTTGCCGTCCTCTCCATCAACGCGCGCGTCGTGGCCCTGGCCCAGGCCTTCCCCCGCTACTACGCCCGTCTCCTCTCGCTGGTCCAGTCCCTGGCCAACGATTTCGACCTTCCCGTCCATTTTTGGGAGGGACTCAATCTGGGAGACAAGGCCGCAGCCTACCTTCTCAACCTCTCGGGATCGGCCGTCTCCCTTCTCTCCAATCTCGTGCTGGTCATCATTTTCATGGTCTTCATCCTCCTGGGATCGCCCTATTTCACCTACAAGCTCCGCAAGGCCTTCTCCCTTTCCGGCGCCGAACGGATCGACCACATCATCGACGGAATCTCCTCCCAGATCAGCCGCTACCTCCTGACGCAAACGCTCATCAGTGCCGGTACGGGACTGATGGTCTGGTTTTTCCTGGCCTTCTTCGTCGGCGTCGATTTCCCCATCACCTGGGGACTGCTGGCCTTCTTCCTCAACTTCATCCCCACCATCGGCTCCATCGTCGCTTCCATGCCGCCCATCCTTTTCGCCCTCGTCCAGTTTTACCCCGACTGGGGCCCCTTCGTCACGGCGAGCCTGGGACTTCTCCTGATCCAGTTCGTCATGGGGAACCTCCTGACGCCCAAACTCATGGGCGACCGGCTCAACCTGAGCCCCGTCGTCGTCCTCATATCCCTCCTGCTCTGGGGGTGGCTCTGGGGCGTCGCCGGAGCCCTTCTCTCCGTCCCCATCACGGCCGTCGTCAAGATCATCTGCGAAAACGTCGAGGCCCTGACACCCCTGAGTGCCCTCATGGGATCGGGACGGAGCTACCAGCGGGAATTCGAAAAGGACGCTCCCTCCTGATTTCCCCCTGAAACGAAAGGGAGAGGCGAGCGGTCGCTCGCCTCTCCCTTTCGTTTCAGGGGGGATCGGTCATATCAGAGAGAAAGACCGGGAGGGATCGCTCTCCTCCCGGCGAAGACCGAGGAGGACGGGTTTCCACGTCCTCTCCAGGCCCGGCGACATCTCGGCCAGACGACAAAAGAGATCGAAAGCAAGGGACTGCAACTCCACGCCTCTGTCGGAACCCTCAAAGGACTCAAGAACGCCTGCCATGAATCCCACCTCCCGCCGCGAACGTCGGCTCTGCATGGGGCGGCTCCCGATTTTGTGGCAATTATACTACAATATGCCCGTCGCTGTCCACAATGACGAGGGCCAAATGCCCTACATTCCATAAAAAAAGAACCCCTTCCGCCAATCGCACAAGAGGCGCTCTTTTCTGATATGCTTTTCCCGGCTTTCGGGTCTGCCGAAAAGAGGAGGGCGACGCTCAAGGCATGTCTTTCATCAAACGGCTTTTCGGGATTCCTCCCGAACGACCTCCCTGGGAGGGGCTCGTCGTGCATCTCGCCGACACGCCTAGCTGCAGCTACCGCTACCTGAGGCGTCTTCTACGCCGACTGAGGCCCGACTGGATCGTCCACACGGGCGATCTCGTCGACGACGTCAAACTCGGCCTCTATCCCCAGCTGGAGAAGCTCTATGCCGAGCGCCTCTCGCGGCTTCTCGATATACTGGAGGAGGGACCGTCTCAGGTGATCCTCGTCATGGGAAACCACGACGCGGCCTCCCGCGTTCGCGCCCGGGCGCGGTCGAGCCAGATTCTGACGGAACCGGCGAATCTCACCCTCGGCAGGCTCTCCCTTCGCGTCGCCCACGGGCCGGAGGGGATCATGACCGACCCTCAACCGATGAATCTGTTCGGCCACGACCTGACCCTTCGAAGCGGGATGAGAGAGGAGAAGCTCTTTCTCAACGGCATAGAAGGCATACACCTCATCTGCCCGACGACGGGCCTTTTCCGCCGTCTCCGCTACCCCATCGGCACCGACGACAGCCGCCTTCTCCGAAGGCGCTGCCGCCCCTGACAAGGTCCCTCGAGGGACGGAGAAAGGAGAGATCGCCCTGTTTGCGCTCGTTCGAACCACAGCCCGCGTGCTCTATCTCAAATGCGCCGACGTCCGTCCCGTGGAGGCCTTCCTTCAGTCCCGCGTCGCCGCCAGGTCCTTCGACCCCGGCTTCGACCAGAGGGGTTTCGACGAGCAGAGCACTCTCGTCTTCCTCGAGCGGGAGCGGCCTCGAGAGCGCCTCGTCCTGATCCAGGCCGCCCCCGACGAGGTCTTCGCCGAGCTGATCAACGGAGGCATGGCCCCTCTCCTCTGCCGCGCCGATCTGGCTCCCGGCACGATCCTCATGCGCCTGACGGGAAAAATCGAGAGGGCCCTCAAAAAAATCAAGGAGGAGTTCAAAGCCCGGGAGATCATCCCCGACTTTCTCCTCCCCCCTTCAGAGCGTGACGAAACGGCCCTGTTCTTCACCAAACGCCCTCTGAACCAATCTCTGGGCCTCGACGAGCTCTACCCCCTGGGGCTCATGGTCCCCGGAGAGAGGAACGCCCTCTTTCCCGTCCTGCGCGAACGGGCCCGCGAATACCTCGAGGAGACCCTGGAAGGACAGAAATGGACGGAGGCGGAAGTGCGCATCTACGACGTCTACGGCCACTACGACGTCCAGGTCAATCGCTTCCTCGTCGCCTTCCGCGACCTGGAACTGGGCATCGTCGTCGAGGAGAGCTGGGGGAAGGACTACCCCCTGGCCATGATGGCCATCCCCATCTACCGGCTGCGCATCTTCACGCCCCTGCCCATGGGAGAGATCAAGCGGCTGGCCATCGGCCTCGAATTTCACCCCGACGGGGTGAGGCTGGCCGACATCGACGTCTTCGAGAACGGAGAACGCCTCAACTGGTCCGACTTCAAGGGCAAGGGAGAACTCGCGACCCGGCCGGGACTCATCTCCCACCTGCGTCGCGAGCTCCACGGCCGTCTTTCGCCGAAGGCCCTGACCCAGGTGCTCGCCCTCGAGGAGGAGGCCCGCCGTCTCATCCCGGCCAACGTCCTCCTCCCCCGGGAGGAGTGACCGGCCGGACTCAGACGAGGACTTTCCCCCTTCGACGCGAAGAGACAGCGGAGACGACGAGCCAGACGAGACCGACGAGGAAGGCGGCCCCGCCGACGAGCTGCCCCGTCCGAAGGCCCATGATGCGGTCGCCCTCGCGCAGGAAATCGAGGAGGAAACGCATTCCGCCGTAGAAGATCATGAACAGGGGCCAGAGGAGGGCTCCGTCTCGGGCACGGCGCTCCAGGGGAGGCCAGACGCGCTCGGCCAGAAAAAGCGCGAAGAGGATCAGCCCCGCCCCCAGGCTCTCGTAGAGCTGGGAGGGATGACGGAAGAGGCCGGGGGGATCGAAGGGGAAGTGCATTCCGAAGGGATGGCCCGTGACGAAGCCGTAGCAGCAGCCGTTGAGGAAGCAGCCCCACCGGCCGACGAAGATCAGCGCCGCAGCGGGAAGGGCGGCCGCCTCGGCCAGGGGCCAGATGGGGCTGCCCTCTCTGCGGAGGAGGAAAAGGGCCGTCAGACCGCCGCCGAGGAAGGCCGTCATCGACGACATGCCCCCCTCCCAGAAGCGGAGGATCCGGCTCGGATCGGCGGCGTAAACCTCCCAGAAGTCGAGATAGCCTCCGAGGCGGGCGCCGATCATCATCCCGATGAAGCCCCAGAAGAGCACCTTCGAGACTCGGGCCGCCCCCATGCCGTAAGCGCTCTCGGCACGGTGCCGCGTCCACTCGAGGGCGAGGCAGAGAGCCGCCGTCCAGATCAGGTAGTAGCTGTGGACGGGAATCTTGCCCAGATGGAAGAGGACGGGATACACGTCTGGCCGCCTTCAGCGACGGCCGCGGCCGTCTCCCCGAGGCCAGACGACGACCTTGCGGTAGGGATCCTCCCCGGCCGAACGGGTCTCCACGTCGCCTCTGTCCTTCAGGGCCAGGTGGACGATGCGGCGCTCCCAGCTCGTCATGGGCTCCATCCGCACAGGCCGCCGACGGCGCAGGGCGTCGTCGGCGGCGGCCTGCGCCTGTTTCTCCAGGCTGTCGATGCGGCTCTGACGGTAGCCCTCGCTGTCGAGGCGGATCCTTTCCCCCTCGGGGCCGTCGCGAAGGATGAGGTTGAGCAGATACTCCATGGCCTTGAGAACCTCTCCGTAACGGCCGATGACGAGGTTCCCGTCGGCGCCGGTCACGACGATCCGCCCCTCTTCGATGGAGGGACTCGCATCGAGCCCCATCCGGGTCAGCAGCTCCCGGGCCGTTGCCCTGGCCCTGAAAAGCTGCAGGGGGAAAAGGGGACTGACCTCCACTTTCAGCTTCTTCCCGAAAAGCCCGAAGAGGCGTTTCTCCTCCTCGACGAGACTGACGGAAACTTCATCGGCCCCGATCCCCCATTGAGACGCGGCGAGGGATTTGGCCTCCTCCAGAGAACTGGCTTCGATGACGAGCTTGTCCAGGTCGTTCACGTCGAGATCCTCCCCTCGAGGTCCGGATCGGACCTACTCCTCGTCGCCCTCCCGATTCGGCTTGTTGCGAAAGAGAGAGGGCTTCTCCTTCATCTCGAGTTCCGTCTTGCGGTGAAGGAACCACTGCTGCACCACGCCGGCCAGCGAGGAGACCCCCCAGTAGAGCAGGACGCCGCCGGGAAGACTGAGGCAGATGAAGGCCAGGAAGACGGGCATGAACCAATTCATCATGGCCATCTGAGGATTGCCCGACGAGGTGAGCTGCTGCTGGAACCAGGTCAGGAAGGAAATGATCACGAGAAGGATGAAGTTGCCGCCGTAGACGGAGACATTGGCCAGACCGGCCGGATTGGCGGCCACGGCCGAGAGGACGGAGACGACGCCGATGGAGGCGTCGGGGGCCATGCCGACGGCATGGGCCAGGGTGGAAAGGACCGATCCCATGAGCTCGACGCCGAGGAAGCTGATCGAGCCGAAGTCGTAGTTCATCAGGGCCCTGAAGAGGAGGATCAGGATGGGGAGCTGAACCAGGAGGGGAAGGCAGCCCGCGGCGGGGTTGACCTTGTTCTCCTTGTAGAGCTTCATCGTCTCCTCGTTCAGCTTGGCCTTGTCGTTGCCGTACTTCTCCTGCAGGACCTTCATGCGGGGCTGAAGCTTCTGCATTCGCTGCATGCTGACCATCTGCTTATGGTTGAGGGGGTGGAGCAGGAGCCGGATGACCAGGGTCAGGAGGATGATGGCCAAGCCGTAGGAGTGGGTCAGGCCGTAGAAAAAGTTGAGAATCGCCAGCATCATGTCGCCGCCGGCCTTCCATAGAGCACCCAAGAGATTCACCGTCCTTGAAACGAATCGACGTCGTCGCGGCAGATCTTCTCCGGAACGGGATCATAGCCTCCCGGATGCCAGGGACCGCAGCGGACGATCCTTTTGACGCCGAGCCAGGCGCCCCGAGCGAGGCCGAAACGTTCTACGGCCTCCAGCGTATACTGAGAACAGGTGGGGTGAAAGCGGCAGTTCCTCCCCAGGAAGGGGGAGAGAAAACGCTGATAGCCCCTGATGGACAGGACGGCGATACGGGCAGGCCACGTCACGGCCCCTTCTCCTCCCAGGGAGTCCAATCGACGCCGGGAAAGTCCTCGGAGAGAAAACCCCGTGCCCGAAGGAGCCGGGCGAGGTCCTCGTAGACCTCGACGCCTCCGGCCTCCAGACCGGCCGACCGAAGAGTCAGGACAAACCAGAGGCCCGGACGGAGCCAGGGCACGACGCGACGCACGCCCTCGCGAAGGAGGCGACGCCCCCTGTTGCGCCGGAAGGATTTGCCCTGTTTCTTGCCGACGGCCATGCCGATGCGCGTCGTTCCGTCGGGGGCATCCAGAAACAGCAACCGCACCAGCTCACCCTGAACGCGACGGCCGGTGCGGAACACGAGGTCGAATTGCCACCCATGGAGCAGGCGCGACGTTCTCGGGAAACCGAAGTGCGGGGCCATCACACGGAGAGGCTCTTACGGCCCTTCCTCCTCCGGTTCCGGAGCACCCGACGTCCGGCAGGAGTGCGGGAACGTTCGAGGAAACCCATGGTGCGCTTCCGTCTCGTCTTGTGCGGCTGGAAAGTCATCTTCACGCGTACCACCTCCCTCAGATGAAGAGGTCAAATAAAGACCACAAGGGTCCTTCCGCCGTCTGAAAACCAGCTTTCGTAATATAGCACAGCCGTCGGAGGCTGTCATCCCCGGACCGTCCCCTTTGTCGCCGGACAATGGTATTGTCACTCGTGAAGAGGACAGGGAAAATGTCACTTATGACGACCAGGAGAGACCTACTCATGAAGACAAAAGAAGCAAGGCGCTTGGGGTTGGTGGAAGAGGCTGTCGCGGGCAACCTGACGGTTCAGGAGGTGGCCGATCGGCTCGGTCTGAGCCGCCGTCAGGTCTTTCGGCTCAAACGACGCTACCGGGAAGAAGGAGCGCAGGGGCTCCTGCACAAGGGACGAGGCAAACCGTCCCGGCGCAGAATCTCTCAGGAGACACGGGATTTCGTCGTCAGTCTGGCCAAGGGTCTTTACAGGGATACGAGCTGTCAGCACATGGCCGAACTCCTTGCCGAAGAGCATGATCTCGTGCTGAGCGCCAAGAGCATCGCCCGTTTCCTTCGCGCGGAGAACCTGTCCCTCGTTCATCGCCACCGGGCCCCGAAGCGGCGTTCCCGCAGGGTCCGACGGTCCCGACGAGGCGATCTGGTCCAGATGGACGCCTCTCCTTTCGATTGGTTCGAGATCGGTGAGCGTTGCACTCTCCACGGCGTGATTGACGATGCCACAGGAGAGGTCCTCGGTCTGTGGATGGCCAGGAATGAGTGCCTCTTCGGCTACTTCCGCGTGCTCCGTCAGATGCTTGATCGCCACGGCGTGCCTCGCGAGCTTTACGCCGACCGCCACACCATCTTCCTTTCTCCCAAGTCGGAAAAACTGACGATCAAGGAGGAGCTGGAGGACTCGGCGCCTGTAACCCAGTTCGGCCGCGCTCTGGAGGCTCTCGGAACTCGCTATGTCCCTGCAGGGTCTCCCCAGGCGAAGGGGCGGATCGAAAGGCTCTGGGGAACTCTTCAGGATCGTCTCGTCGTCGCCTTCCGACGGGCCGGAGTGAAAACGATCGAAGAGGCCAACGTCCTGCTCGCCGCCTACCCGGGAGAGGTCCATAACCCGAGGTTCGCTCGTCCTCCCGCAGAGGGGGCATCTGCCTTTCTCCCTCCGCCGGACGGCCCCGCTCTCGATCTCCTCCTGACTCGCCAGACCGACCGGAAGGCCTCGGGAGACTCGACGATTTCCCTCGACGGAAAACTGTACGCCCTGATAGGCCCCCGCAGACGCCCCCTGCTTCTTGCCAGGGGACAGGCGGTCAAGGTCATCGAGAAGCTCGACGGGAAACTCCTGGCTCTTGTCCATGACGGGCTCTACGATCTCGCAGCCGTCGACAAAGAGCCCCCTGCGACTCCCCCGCCTGTCATCGAGACGAAAACAGGCACTCCATGCAAAACGAAGAAGCAGAGGAAGCCGGCGGCAGACCATCCCTGGCGACAGAATCCCGCTCCTCCTGCCGCGGCGGTCGGCTCCGAGCAAGGGACGGGTTCCCCTCCCTAAAAGGACCTCCGCCGCGGAGGAAAGCCAAGGCGGGCTGTTGACGGGGGCGATTTCAGCCCCTCGAAAGCGACACTTTCATTGTCC
The DNA window shown above is from Aminithiophilus ramosus and carries:
- a CDS encoding ISNCY family transposase codes for the protein MVLSLVKRTGKMSLMTTRRDLLMKTKEARRLGLVEEAVAGNLTVQEVADRLGLSRRQVFRLKRRYREEGAQGLLHKGRGKPSRRRISQETRDFVVSLAKGLYRDTSCQHMAELLAEEHDLVLSAKSIARFLRAENLSLVHRHRAPKRRSRRVRRSRRGDLVQMDASPFDWFEIGERCTLHGVIDDATGEVLGLWMARNECLFGYFRVLRQMLDRHGVPRELYADRHTIFLSPKSEKLTIKEELEDSAPVTQFGRALEVLGTRYVPAGSPQAKGRIERLWGTLQDRLVVAFRRAGVKTIEEANVLLAAYPGEVHNPRFARPPAEGASAFLPPPDGPALDLLLTRQTDRKASGDSTISLDGKLYALIGPRRRPLLLARGQAVKVIEKLDGKLLALVHDGLYDLAAVDKEPPATPPPVIETKTGTPCKTKKQRKPAADHPWRQNPAPPAAAVGSEQGTGSPP
- a CDS encoding DUF4403 family protein, with translation MKRKALWASLLLCALVALVLLLRVVGHRLPPLDIPPPVPPVDEVREAPPEPSLLVLSLVMEAGEVAALIEKEIDVERYEDRDRTLDVPFGEARADLVVVRDGPLAVRLEGGTVAVDLPLAFSSSVRWSGEVLGLRPSFTQEPSGSLVTSVRLRPRLDGDGTLHLIPSVDLVWVSEPTMEILGRSLPIGSLVERLVEGEMERRSEELGRRLDEALQTRSRLEGLWARLHRPVELSSEPPLWLRIEPERLCLEPLVIDSGRIELRAGLRSRLSIGTERPEEGVPSPLPGELSGPSPSDGVDLRVPLVIAYEALRETVEEDLAGKSFDLGNALRLSVKGLSLSGGGGFLFAALDVKGGKSLLGLEGTIYLRGRPVWSASEETLRLADFDYDENTTRGLARLAASLLQSTLRERLSEKLVFPLGERLAEERIRLAAVLSRTELGEGFVLLTDLQTLAIDEVYASREGLRIDVRLEGKTKIVRDSPF
- a CDS encoding TMEM165/GDT1 family protein, translated to MTAYWVSVAFVVLAEMGDKTQLLAMALACRYPWRKVLLGVFAGSLASHLVAAAVGAYLPSLVSEGLLQGGASLSFVLFGLWTLAAGSDREEDRSSRYGPFVTVFLAFSLAELGDKTQLASVALSARFGSFLPVWLGGTTGMMIANGPAVLAGAAFCRRLPRRILRLASAAVFILFGLLGLYPLLPPEWRTVPVAVALLLPLLGLSWVAYRRGESLDGTAGPEKDGFS
- a CDS encoding AI-2E family transporter, whose protein sequence is MKEDRRLRRIEMASQRMTVLFLAILTLIALGMVLRSGRGVVLPLLLAMLLSNIFVPFVRRTKARGIPPILTISVILSLFVGICLLAVLSINARVVALAQAFPRYYARLLSLVQSLANDFDLPVHFWEGLNLGDKAAAYLLNLSGSAVSLLSNLVLVIIFMVFILLGSPYFTYKLRKAFSLSGAERIDHIIDGISSQISRYLLTQTLISAGTGLMVWFFLAFFVGVDFPITWGLLAFFLNFIPTIGSIVASMPPILFALVQFYPDWGPFVTASLGLLLIQFVMGNLLTPKLMGDRLNLSPVVVLISLLLWGWLWGVAGALLSVPITAVVKIICENVEALTPLSALMGSGRSYQREFEKDAPS
- a CDS encoding metallophosphoesterase — translated: MSFIKRLFGIPPERPPWEGLVVHLADTPSCSYRYLRRLLRRLRPDWIVHTGDLVDDVKLGLYPQLEKLYAERLSRLLDILEEGPSQVILVMGNHDAASRVRARARSSQILTEPANLTLGRLSLRVAHGPEGIMTDPQPMNLFGHDLTLRSGMREEKLFLNGIEGIHLICPTTGLFRRLRYPIGTDDSRLLRRRCRP